The Oncorhynchus masou masou isolate Uvic2021 chromosome 13, UVic_Omas_1.1, whole genome shotgun sequence genomic interval ctctctctcttgaaaaACAGTCCTTTGTTGTCGGTGAAGATACAATCACTCTGCATTCTGTTGGGAGGGGATAACTGCCGCAGGGGTCGAGCTGGTCTCCTCTGTTGGTTTGGTGGGCTCTGGGGCAGGTGCAGCCGcctcctttacctcctcctcctcctcctccttaggTGCCTCCTCTGCTTTAGCATGCGCCTCCTCGGCCTTAGGGGCATCTGCAGCAGCCGCCacaacctcctcctcccctcctctgcttTCTTCTCCTCCGTAGCCACAGCGGCTCCGTTCTCTGCaggtttctcctcctcctccttcaactCCTCCTTCTTGGTCTTCTTCAGTTTCAGGCCCTTGAAGTTGAAAGATTTCTTCAGGAAGAAAGTCTTCTTCTTCTTGGAGATATCCTTGGCAGCGGCCTCACCTTCTGGTTTGGCGGCCTCACCATCGGGCGCCGGCTCAATGGCGTCCCCTCCAGCACCCGCTTCAGGCTCCTTGGCGTCGGCAGAACCATTTGGTGCGGCCGTGTCTGTGGCATCCCCATTGGACTTGACATGGCCGTTCTCCTAGAAGAGGGAAAGAATTAAGGAACCAAataagagatatatatatatatatacacaattcAATCAATAAAGAAAATGCAATTTACATAAGAAGTTTAcactgtaaacaacaacaacaacaaaacaaccaTCAGAACATTTAGATTTATAACGATGTTTCGAAACGTCGTGCTCATCAATTAACCCAGGATGTCGTTCAAAAGGCGACGCCTTGTAGTGCAACCAGAAAACGACAGGCGGCGAAAGTGACACGCAGACCTAATATGTGGTCCACAGCTCTCCCACTCGACACCACACAGACCGAGGCATCTCTCTCAACAAAGACTTGAACCAATCGATGAAAAtggaagagaaaaaaaaaatgaaaaattgtaGTAATACTGCCAATGAACCCGATGATCCATTGACAAAATACTGATTGTACTGCAATTTTGTGAGGTGAAAATGCGATTTTTATTGTCGATTGCGTATGTTTATCTATAAAATAACGTTTACAAGTCACTGATCGAGACATGTCTAGACTCGCCGGTTCCGAGGGGGGGGCTGCATAAATTAAACTGCTGAAACCCTCCTTTTCAATCCATAATTCACCAATTGGCTCTCTCATATCTTATGCATGAGGGGTAGCTTGCCTACGTGCACCTTTGCCTTTCCAAACCCCCTGCTCCTCATGGCATGTTGATATGAAACTGTATCAGATACACGGGCTTGGGAAGGGAACGCACACGAGTTAGCTATGACGGCTATCTGAAACCTGGATTAGCAAGCTAATATACCGGTGGTCCCTGTTCTCGTTACAGAACATAAATAGTTCATTAGCTATCTAACTTGTtgtgttttaaaaaatatatataaatatatgtatattttcaAACAGCAGATCGTGGAATTAGCAGCAATACATGTTTTTGGATGTGATCCTCCCGCGTCTGGATGAAGTGTCCGTAGTCATTCATCACTGGACACCATGTTAGTTTAGCAAGTTAACCAACTTGTGCCCTTATTTATCACTCTGACTGAACCAAGATGCACATttatcccccccaccccccacaaaAATAATCTAAAACGGACAAAACTCACCTTCAAATGAATTAAAACTTAATAATAAAAACACAACatccttgttttttttttaaagatacttTGAGTGAGTTCGGTGAAGGTGTACCGTGTGTTCCGGGGATGAGAGAGCGGTTACATACCTGTCCATTCGGTTTGACCGTGGCGGCATCCGCAGCGTTCGCCTCCACAGCTACCCCTCCCTTGGACGCTTGGGAACCCATCGTTATTCGGTGTTTTTCAAAGAGAATTAAACCAACAACAAAATGTTTGTCTCAATTTAATCCAACTCCCGGGCAGTAGTATGGATCCAATGacaaaatgtgatttttttttttgtggggagggggggtgtgGTCCTTGCTAGTTTCCTTGGCGTTTTCTCCGGAGTTGAACCTCTCACTCCAGTAGAAATATACCCACTAGATTCGAATCTGGTTGAACGCAGATCTTGAAGACGGACAAGGTACCACCCATAGGCGTGGTCACACGACTAGATATCCAATCAACAGCAGTTTAGGAGTTTTCTCCGCTCTTTTCAGAAGACCCCGCCCCCCCATTCTGGTCTTCACTAGTTactacagccacaaagtcataattatggctaaacccagcctatttctttcatttctcttcataaaatctgattttaaacctaaccctaaccacactgctaacattattcctaaccttaaattaagaccaaaagctattttttgttttcataaatgttttaAATTAAGAAATAGACAATTtgactttgtgtttgtggcaaATAGTgacaaccaacacaacacactctctcccacactctctccttcATCATATTCCGCAATTGGACAGGCTTGAGCTACTGAATGGCGATAATTGTTCATGTTTGAAAGTTTAACTCGATAATACTAACCATTTTAACCATGAAACCAGTTTTAAAGTGTTGTGTAGAATAGAGGCAAAGTACGTTTTTAGTCGGGCGCATTTATTTTTGAACTAGTCGTTAAATGTCTTGCCACTTTGCCGAATAGATCGAACGACTTGACTATCGTGACATCTCACGAGGTTTGTTTGTTACCCTCAGctttgtcaacaacaacaacatatcaaCGTGACCATCAAGCACATCCCAACCGTTTatccacacaaacatacactctACAGCTGTTTAAGACAACGTATATATTCAGCCCATATATCCAAGACATCCACTTCCAATCACCTTTTAAAGATCACATGATTaatgcactttttttttttaaactaatagCACCGAGTTCATTGTAGTGCTGATGTCACATGGGTATTCAATGGAAAGCACAACCATATCAATATCTATTTGCTGATTAACATCGACCTGTGTAATCCATCAGACACATGTCTGCCTGATGTGGCAGCCTATGGAGTACGAGGTACGTGATTCAATCCCTGCTCCTGGTCGTCTCACCTATAGACAGTAGGTTATTTTACATTATGGCACCATTTTACATGCAAGACTCATTCTGAAGAGAGAATAAGAAGAGCAGAGAGGTTCACttggacaccccccccccccccaccaccaccatgacatAAAGTCTCCACAGTCTGGCTGTAGAATGAGTGGCATGCCAAGTCCCTACTGCAAATGAGTCATTTCTCACATTTGTTTCAGAGAATGGGCTGAGCCAGGCAGAAACACCACCAGGGGTTAAATATTGATAGCTGGAGCGCTGTATGTTTGCCAGGTGAGgtttgagaggagagaaggagaactcTGATTTCCATTAGTAACTAGTAATAACTACCTGTAATATTGTAAATGAAACTGCAGGTGTCTCTGTTCCTGTACCTTGTGTAGCTCGATTCTCTGCGGGGGTGTTTtgtgtggtggtgatgatgatggtgatgaagaggattGGCATCACGGGACATAATATTGTCATCACTGTGTCAGGCCCAGtctttttatgtgtgtgtgtgtgtgtgtgtgtgtgtgtgtgtatgtgtgtgtgtatgtgtgtgtgtgtgtgtgtgtgtgtgtgtgtgtgtgtgtgtgtatgtgtgtgtgtgtgtatgtgtgtgtgtgtgtgtgtgtgtgtgtgtgtgtgtgtgtgtgtgtgtgtgtgtgtgtatgtgtgtgtgtgtgtatgtgtgtgtatgtatgtgtgtgtatatgtatgtgtgtgtgtgtgtgtatatgtgtgtgtgtgtgtgtgtgtgtgtgtgtgtgtgtgtgtatatgtgtgtgtgtgtgtatgtgtgtgtgtgtatgtgtgtgtgtatgtgtgtgtgtatatgtgtgtgtgtgtatgtgtgtgtgtgtgtgtgtgtgtgtatgtatgtgtgtgtgtgtgtgtatatgtgtgtgtgtgtgtgtgtgtgtgtgtgtgtgtgtgtgtgtgtgtgtgtgtgtgtgtgtgtgtgtgtgtgtgtgtgtgtgtgtgtgtgtgtgtgtgtgtgtgtgtgtgtgtgtgtgcgtgtgtatgtgaaaGGGCAGCTTTGTCATGGGACCACAGTGTATGTCAGGGGGTGGAAGGCACAGAAATGCAATCCTCCACAGACAAGCATACattacactatattacacacacacagatatggagagagagagagagagagagagagagagagagagagagagagagagagagagagagagagagagagagagagagagagagagagagagagagagagagagagagagagagagagagagagagagagagagagagagagagagagagagagagagagagagagagagagagagagagagagagagagagagagagagagagagagagagagagagagagagagagagagagagagagagagagagagagagagagagagagagagagagagagagagagagagccagtgatcagctgtttgtctgtttgtgtcAGGAACAGATTGTGTTGGAatccagagagagggggagagaggtgagggagagagggagggagggagagagagagagagaggaggaagacggagagaaaga includes:
- the marcksl1b gene encoding LOW QUALITY PROTEIN: MARCKS-related protein 1-B (The sequence of the model RefSeq protein was modified relative to this genomic sequence to represent the inferred CDS: deleted 2 bases in 1 codon) is translated as MGSQASKGGVAVEANAADAATVKPNGQENGHVKSNGDATDTAAPNGSADAKEPEAGAGGDAIEPAPDGEAAKPEGEAAAKDISKKKKTFFLKKSFNFKGLKLKKTKKEELKEEEEKPAENGAAVATEEKKAEEEEEVVAAAADAPKAEEAHAKAEEAPKEEEEEEVKEAAAPAPEPTKPTEETSSTPAAVIPSQQNAE